A region of the Pseudomonadota bacterium genome:
CCATGAAGCCATGAAGGATGAAGCAGAGAAACTGATCAACTTCGTAGGACTAAAGCTCGACAAAGATGCCATGCCGGACAAACTTACCGCCGTCGACCTCAGAAAGCTCGAACTGGCAAAGGCCTTGGCTACAAAGCCGAGACTCCTTCTGGCCGACGAAATCTTAAGCGGACTGAACCATGACGAACTGGGAGAGGCATCAACCGTCCTTAAAAAAATAAGGGAAGAGATGGGCATCACCATCATCTGGGTCGAGCATATACTCTCCGTTCTCATGAGTCTCGTGGATCGGGTGGTGGTCTTTGATTACGGACGCCTGATTGCAGACGGGACACCTCAATCGATAGCAAATGATGCGAGTGTACTGGAGGCATACCTTGGCTAAGACTAAAGAAGGAAGGAAGCTACCGTGTTAAGCGTTCAGAATGTCAGTGTTTTCTATGGTGAGTTTAAGGCGCTCTCCAATGTCTCCCTCGAGGTCAAGTCCAAACAGACCACTATTGTTCTCTGCCCGAACGGATCCGGAAAGACAACCCTTATGAAGGCTATCTCCGGAC
Encoded here:
- a CDS encoding ABC transporter ATP-binding protein, with protein sequence MLQIKEIVKNFGGVRALSDVSFGVEKGEFVGLIGPNGSGKTTLFNIISGAYKPTSGHVIFEGHDMTVLTPDRICHAGITRTFQIPRPIKGMSILDNVLLGLVFGNAERPKKHAHEAMKDEAEKLINFVGLKLDKDAMPDKLTAVDLRKLELAKALATKPRLLLADEILSGLNHDELGEASTVLKKIREEMGITIIWVEHILSVLMSLVDRVVVFDYGRLIADGTPQSIANDASVLEAYLG
- a CDS encoding ATP-binding cassette domain-containing protein, whose product is MLSVQNVSVFYGEFKALSNVSLEVKSKQTTIVLCPNGSGKTTLMKAISGLERIRSGEIYLDGERVDTKEAHEIAATGIALVPEG